The following are from one region of the Capsicum annuum cultivar UCD-10X-F1 chromosome 1, UCD10Xv1.1, whole genome shotgun sequence genome:
- the LOC107869027 gene encoding reticulon-like protein B22, protein MELNANETTARPVNSRKTDIGGKPFILIICGSLVYYHCAYRNSSLISLVSDVFIVLLCSLAILGLLFRQMNISVPVDPLEWQISQDAANRFFACLANTIGAAESVLRVAATGHDKRLFFKVVVALYVLSALGRIASGVTIAYAGLCFLCLYMLSENLQLISSRYTMRRDCTNTVQDD, encoded by the coding sequence ATGGAATTGAATGCTAATGAGACCACAGCAAGGCCAGTAAACTCTAGAAAGACGGATATCGGGGGTAAACCATTCATACTCATCATATGTGGCAGCCTTGTCTACTACCACTGTGCCTATCGGAATTCCAGTCTCATCTCTCTTGTCTCGGATGTCTTTATTGTACTCCTTTGTTCCCTCGCCATTCTAGGCCTCCTCTTTCGCCAAATGAACATCTCGGTACCTGTGGATCCGCTTGAGTGGCAGATATCTCAGGACGCTGCGAACAGGTTTTTTGCCTGCCTCGCCAATACTATTGGTGCTGCTGAGTCTGTTCTTCGGGTTGCTGCTACTGGTCATGATAAGCGCTTGTTCTTTAAGGTTGTGGTTGCTCTGTATGTGCTATCAGCTCTTGGAAGGATAGCCTCGGGTGTTACCATTGCCTATGCTGGACTCTGCTTTCTTTGCCTTTATATGCTTTCTGAGAACTTGCAATTGATTAGCTCTAGATATACAATGAGACGGGACTGCACGAACACAGTTCAGGACGACTAA